From one Coffea eugenioides isolate CCC68of chromosome 11, Ceug_1.0, whole genome shotgun sequence genomic stretch:
- the LOC113753574 gene encoding uracil-DNA glycosylase, mitochondrial — MAASSKTIMDLFKQPAAKRLKRVSSPAPPTSTPTPTKLAAFCSSSSSPIDGGKHDQNDVASSNPHPSLLEPSSTPPSILTAEEKSRIEFNKALARARRNLKLCSDKIAKCEDVGCVKLEELLVEETWLGKLPGEFQKPYAKNLFKFVESEIQRSGFPIYPPQHLIFNALNTTPFDRVKVVIIGQDPYHGPGQAMGLSFSVPEGVKVPSSLVNIYKELQNDLGCSIPSHGNLERWAVQGVLLLNAVLTVKQSQANSHANKGWEQFTDAVIRTISQEKKGVVFLLWGNYAQAKARLIDETKHHILKAAHPSGLSANRGFFGCRHFSRTNQILEKMGISPIIWQL; from the exons ATGGCGGCATCCTCAAAGACGATAATGGACCTATTCAAACAACCCGCTGCCAAGCGTCTCAAGCGAGTCTCTTCTCCTGCTCCTCCGACTTCGACTCCGACTCCGACGAAGCTCGCTGCTTTCTGCTCTTCATCGTCCTCACCGATCGACGGCGGTAAGCATGATCAAAACGACGTAGCTTCGTCAAATCCCCACCCGAGTTTACTCGAACCAAGTTCTACTCCTCCTTCCATTCTTACCGCCGAAGAGAAGTCCAGGATCGAATTCAACAAAGCCCTCGCCAGAGCCAGACGAAACCTTAAGCTCTGCTCCGACAAAATTGCCAAAT GTGAGGATGTAGGATGTGTGAAGTTGGAGGAGCTGTTGGTTGAAGAAACCTGGCTGGGAAAGTTACCAGGGGAATTTCAAAAGCCATATGCGAAAAATCTGTTTAAATTTGTGGAGAGTGAAATTCAAAGGAGTGGTTTTCCAATTTATCCTCCGCAACATCTGATCTTTAATGCTCTCAATACTACTCCTTTCGATCGAGTGAAAGTCGTTATCATTGGGCAG GATCCATATCACGGACCTGGTCAGGCGATGGGGCTCTCCTTCTCTGTGCCTGAAGGTGTTAAAGTCCCTTCGAGTCTGGTAAATATATATAAGGAGCTTCAGAATGATTTGGGCTGTTCAATTCCTTCGCATGGGAACTTGGAGAGATGGGCTGTACAG GGGGTTCTACTGCTGAATGCTGTTCTGACAG TTAAACAGAGCCAAGCAAATTCCCATGCAAACAAAGGTTGGGAGCAATTTACTGATGCAGTCATCAGGACAATTTCACAGGAGAAGAAAGGTGTTGTTTTTCTTCTCTGGGGTAATTATGCACAAGCAAAAGCCAG GTTGATCGATGAAACAAAGCATCACATTCTCAAGGCAGCCCATCCATCTGGTTTATCTGCAAATCGGGGCTTCTTTGGCTGCAG GCATTTCTCTCGGACAAaccagattttggagaaaatgggAATTTCTCCCATTATTTGGCAACTATAG
- the LOC113752280 gene encoding G-type lectin S-receptor-like serine/threonine-protein kinase At4g27290 encodes MKSLHKFCCFCFLLPPFILSDATDTITVNEPLADGKTIISSGGTFELGFFSPVVNSRSRYLGIWYKKVAKSAVVWIANRDVAMNDTDGLLKMTDQAKLTLVKSRDTAIWSTNATRLVRNPVAQLLDSGNLVVKDAADDNPENYLWQSYDYPTDTILPGVKLGLDLVKGIDRYLQSSKSSIDPSRGDFLYRTDPNGFPQQFLMNNSLPQFRSGPWNGLRFSGSPGLKPNPVYTYEFVNTPKEIYYKFDLINSSVYSRLTLSSFGVLQRLNWNYRAQDWTVYVNAPADNCDTYGLCDAYGICNIANSPVCSCLDRFVPQSPNDWNATDWSSGCQRRTPLDCQKGDGFLKYTGLKLPDTRWSWYNDSINLKECEKICLKNCSCMAYSNTDVRGKGSGCLLWFDDLIDITMIGDSGQDIYIRMASSELGTGSNKAKKIGISLCLVVLVLLVLGLTLNVQKKRKRRQAEHVSGEASTGTRSTQYLAEEGDKEDVELPLFELKTIIQATDNFSRDKKLGEGGFGPVYKGTLVGGQEIAVKRLSQNSIQGLDEFKNEVKCIAKLQHRNLVKLLGCCIQEEKILIYEFMPNKSLDFFIFDHDRRRFLDWPKRFQIITGIARGLLYLHQDSRLTIIHRDLKADNILLDIDLKPKISDFGLARIFGGTETEASTKRVVGTYGYISPEYAVDGYFSTKLDVFSFGVLVLEIVSGKKNRGFSHPDHHHNLLGHAWLLYKEGRCPELIDAHLSVSCHLYEVIRSIHVGLLCVQQSPDDRPSMSSVVFMLAGDGSLPFPKEPGYFTERNLSFEPDKSSSGKKENSSGNALSITLLDAR; translated from the exons ATGAAGAGCTTACACAAATTCTGTTGCTTCTGCTTTCTGTTGCCTCCTTTTATACTGTCTGATGCTACAGATACCATAACTGTAAATGAGCCACTGGCAGATGGGAAAACAATCATCTCATCAGGTGGAACTTTTGAACTGGGATTTTTCAGCCCAGTTGTTAATTCCAGGAGTAGATACTTGGGAATATGGTACAAGAAAGTTGCCAAATCTGCAGTGGTATGGATTGCTAATAGAGACGTTGCAATGAATGACACAGATGGCCTTTTGAAGATGACTGATCAAGCTAAACTCACACTTGTGAAAAGTAGAGATACAGCCATATGGTCCACAAACGCCACGAGGTTGGTAAGGAATCCAGTAGCCCAACTTCTTGATTCAGGAAATCTTGTTGTAAAAGATGCAGCTGACGACAATCCAGAGAATTACCTCTGGCAGAGTTATGATTATCCTACAGACACTATATTACCAGGAGTGAAGCTTGGACTTGACTTGGTGAAAGGCATTGATAGGTACCTTCAGTCTTCAAAGAGTAGTATCGATCCTTCAAGAGGTGATTTTTTATATCGAACGGATCCTAATGGCTTTCCACAACAGTTCTTGATGAACAATTCACTTCCACAATTTCGTTCTGGACCGTGGAATGGTCTGCGGTTCAGCGGCTCACCAGGCCTGAAACCAAATCCGGTATATACATATGAGTTTGTAAATACTCCAAAGGAAATATACTACAAATTTGATCTGATTAACAGCTCTGTCTACTCAAGGCTTACTTTGAGTAGCTTTGGGGTGCTTCAAAGGTTAAATTGGAATTACCGGGCTCAGGATTGGACTGTTTACGTTAATGCACCGGCTGACAATTGTGATACTTACGGGCTTTGTGATGCCTATGGCATCTGCAACATTGCTAATTCTCCAGTTTGTAGCTGTTTGGATAGATTTGTGCCACAATCCCCCAATGATTGGAACGCAACAGACTGGTCGAGTGGCTGTCAGCGAAGAACTCCTTTAGATTGTCAAAAAGGGGATGGATTTCTAAAGTATACAGGCCTTAAGTTGCCAGATACAAGATGGTCCTGGTATAATGACAGCATAAATCTCAAGGAATGTGAgaaaatttgtttaaaaaacTGTTCCTGCATGGCTTATTCAAATACAGATGTAAGAGGCAAAGGAAGTGGCTGCTTGCTTTGGTTTGACGATCTCATCGATATTACCATGATTGGCGACAGTGGTCAAGATATCTACATAAGGATGGCCTCCTCTGAGTTAG GCACTGGATCCAATAAAGCGAAAAAAATTGGAATCAGCTTGTGTTTGGTGGTTCTTGTACTGCTGGTCCTTGGCCTTACCTTGAATGTTcaaaagaagaggaagaggaggCAAGCTGAACACGTGTCTGGCGAAG CTAGTACGGGAACCAGATCAACGCAATATCTTGCTGAAGAAGGTGACAAGGAAGATGTTGAGCTGCCACTGTTTGAATTGAAAACCATCATCCAGGCTACCGATAACTTCTCAAGGGATAAGAAGCTTGGAGAGGGTGGATTTGGTCCTGTTTACAAG GGTACACTTGTTGGGGGACAAGAAATTGCAGTGAAGCGGCTTTCTCAAAACTCCATACAAGGACTTGATGAGTTCAAGAATGAGGTTAAATGCATTGCAAAGCTCCAGCACAGAAATCTTGTGAAGCTTCTAGGGTGCTGCATCCAAGAAGAGAAGATATTGATTTATGAATTCATGCCTAATAAGAGCTTGGATTTCTTCATCTTCG ATCATGATCGGCGCAGATTCCTTGATTGGCCAAAACGCTTCCAGATTATCACCGGGATTGCTCGCGGACTTCTGTATCTTCATCAGGACTCTAGATTGACAATCATCCACAGAGATCTTAAGGCTGACAACATTTTGTTAGATATTGATTTGAAACCAAAAATATCAGACTTTGGCCTGGCCAGAATTTTCGGAGGAACTGAGACTGAAGCAAGCACAAAAAGAGTCGTTGGAACATA TGGCTACATATCGCCAGAGTATGCAGTGGATGGATATTTCTCAACAAAATTAGACGTATTCAGCTTTGGTGTTTTGGTACTGGAGATTGTAAGTGGGAAGAAGAACAGAGGATTTAGCCATCCTGATCACCATCATAATCTTCTTGGGCAT GCATGGTTACTTTACAAAGAAGGCAGATGTCCGGAGTTGATTGATGCCCATTTGAGTGTATCCTGTCATCTATACGAAGTTATAAGATCAATTCATGTAGGGCTACTATGTGTACAGCAATCTCCAGATGACAGGCCAAGTATGTCATCTGTGGTTTTTATGTTGGCTGGTGATGGATCGTTACCTTTCCCTAAAGAGCCTGGCTATTTCACTGAAAGAAATTTATCTTTCGAACCTGATAAGAGTTCATCAGGCAAGAAAGAAAATAGTTCTGGCAATGCTTTAAGCATCACATTGTTAGATGCTCGATAG